The following nucleotide sequence is from Triticum dicoccoides isolate Atlit2015 ecotype Zavitan chromosome 7B, WEW_v2.0, whole genome shotgun sequence.
cctcgatcatccccatggacgtacctacatccccctcgacaccacttggacctatgactagagctcgagcaaaggctatcgaagataaggtgaagtcgctcctctccgaactcacaCTCTCtacttatgagacatggctactacctcatgcggagactctatgtgtgatcaggtgcttggaggagagccacggaacagctacactcaatggccaagacggcgaggacaccaagcgggaaggacaagaagaagagctgcagcgGAAGCTATAGGTCCCGGACGACCGGCCCAACCTGGGTGTCCGACCCCTGGAGGTCGCAATAGCCCAAGGAATACTGGACAGCAAAAGCTACAGGCTCTGGATGATCGGCCCAGCCCGGACGCCCGACAACTCCCAGCGAGCGGACGATCGGCCGCACCGGACGTCCGGCAATTGGACTCCCAAGAGGATATTAACGGAAGAccgaagccaccggacgtccgtcATACCTGCACCCGAGCCAAAATAGCGGATGTCCGAtcctaccggacgtccggacctccgCGAGCGACCGGATGACCCGTAGAGATCGGACGTCCGCTGCCTGTGTGACCGCAGCCTCGGGCAGATGCCCTTGCACCCCTTCACTTCGACCCCcatttgcactatgactataaatagacctctcccacctcctagctaggattagcattgatttagctcatttgtgagatagagcctcgctcatccatccggatccacTCCTTCGCAAGGggccgacacctcttcggagaagatccacttggattcaagacctccttccgaagaagaccatcttcaagacctcctcacggagaagaaccggttaccctatgtatcgtcccttgttggatttggatcttgtaccactttgtgcctcgatgatctagcgcatgtgtgactttattcttgttggttgagtgttctctcatgtttttccctcgttcccctcctcgtgttcttcgtgttcgtcATAGGGATCCGCTCCAAAAGTGAAAGattggcctctagggttctaccctacatcaattcGCCTGGCCAAGCCACCAATCGAGGTAGCTCGAAGGGGTGACCAAGGTGGTGGACTCTGATAAGATAGTGTTGTCGCTGCTGCTGACCTTCTGCGAGGCTTCCACCAGCGGAGTTCATCACCCGGGATGACCCCTTTTGACAACATCAACCTAGATCTCCGGCACAGTGAGCTTTCGTGTGTGACCAACCTTCTAGGATTTGCGACAACTATATCTCATCAATTGTTGGGCAGTTCAGACTGGAAGAGCTCGGCAACCCTAAAGTATGGAAGTTAGGTACGTACAATGGAGGAATCTTGAAGGCATTTGATGGCATTTGGAGTTTGATCTTTAAGAATTTGGACAAAGAAACTCATCACAACATTCTCATCCCCTTTTGATTGTATCGTCATGCCTATGGACTCAGTGATCTTCATCACTGGAGTGAAAATGAAGAACCATTGGCTTGACCAATACTTGTCTTCATGTAAATTTGTGGAGGGTCACCTTCTATTTCTTTTGTTGCCACCTAAGGAACTTTCCTGAGGTAATCTTGCAAAAGCACTGTTTCCTTGAGATTTGTTGACATTAGTTACCAAAATCTAGCAAGGGGATTGAATGCACTTTCAACCTGATTCTTAGATATATGGGACTCCAAGTTGACACTTCAAGTACCTCACTTCACTAGGGGCAGATCTAGGGGGTGCTACCCCCctacaaaaacaaaagaaaaaaaggaaaatgttTATATAGTGTATTGAACCTTAATTTTTGGACTATTTGTTCGAATATCCATTTCTGAGCCCGGGCTCACCTGCACCCGGTTAattaagagaaaaaaaataaaaaaattgattttttttttgcatggaagaTGATTTGGTGCATGAGGTCCGCTTCAAATTTCAACTCGTTTGGACATAttagtagctctcagcaaaaaagacaaattgggtcAGAACAGTACATGAATAGTAAACTATTTCATAGACCCTAAATTTATTTATTTTGCCAAGAGCTGTTCAGACgtccaaatgagatgaaatttgGAGCGGACCTCACGCACCTAAGCATCTTCCATTCAAAAAgaatctttattttattttatttttagtttttttttcaaatttactgTTCACCGTGGGAGCAGATGAGCTCGGGAGCCAAATAACCACACTCCTATTTGTTGGGTTACTATGACGTTTAGGCAAATTATACTGCTTTGTATAATTTCTCTAAAACTTCTGCCTATTTATTATATTTGTCACCTCGGTACTTAGATCCTAGATCCGCCACTCCACAAGATTATCAACCCTCCTCCTATATGAATTTAGAGTTTGCTAACCACATGTCCAATGCGGTTCATCGAGCCTCCTCCTCGTTCTCTAGAAAATCTGGGGCGCATGAAAGCCTAAAGTATTTCACAATGTCGATCAACCGAGGTTTGTAAGCATCTCCCACATGGTACTTTTTGGTCTTTCCCGATTAAGAAGCCGGAGCATAAGGTAGAACCCCGCTGTTGTCCCCATTTGATGGTTTCAAATTTTCGAAGGCACTACATTGTAAGCTTGCAACAAATGTAATTATAAAAAATTTGAATGTATATTTTTTttcgaaacagaggcaaaagaattgtctcatcgattaattaagaagaagagaattgcccagttaatttacGGAAACTGGGCGAAAACCGATACAAACAACCCAAAAGAGGGCTACTCATAGAGCACGAAGCACCACGAACACATACACTGCCCACCCAATGCTCATAACACACAACACTCACAACCCTCAACACTTGGTGAGAACATCGATGCAATGACTTAGAAGATCAAAGCCACGACGACGACGAAAATTTGAATGTATTTGGCTCAAGTCAGTTTGATGGAGAGAAAAAATGGGTCATTCTGACTCCAATAAACCGAGTTATGGTTCTTGGCTAGCATTTCCCTATATTATGATCTCAAAACATTAGGCGAAGTGGGTGAGATTTACATGCCCGGTCGAATCCCAGGCAAACAATGTACAGGCCGTGCCACGACAGGAGTCACAGTAGAGCGCTCTGGTTCGTGTGGCCTGACCGCTAGCGCCAGAGCGCCGCGCGGCCGAGtccagcccagcccagccggcaCAAACCGTAGGGCGGGGGAGAGCTTACAGGCACGCGCGGCGAGAAGGACGGTCGAGGAGAATCGCCTACAAGGCGGCGTCGGCGACGCGGTCGGCGAACCGCTGGAGCGCCTCGCGCATCCAGAGGTGCGGGCAGCGGTCCATGGCGTCCTGCACGGTGACCCAGGTCCTGCCGCGGCCGGACATCTCGGGCCAGCGCTCCAGCTCGTCCGTGACGCGCAGCGGGAACATGTACCCCTCGTAGGTGGCCTCGTAGCTGCGGCTCTGGTAGCACCAGCGGCCCAGCGAGGGCCCCGTCTCGCCGCGCACGCCGGCCTCCTCCAGGGCCTCGCGCCGCGCCGCCTCGTCCATGGACTCGTCCAGCTCCCACCCGCCCTTGGGGAAGAGCACGCCCGCGCTGGCGCCCTTCTTCCGCGAGCATATGACCAGCACCTCCACCTCGCCGTTGTCGTCGCGCACCCGGTAGGGGATGCAGCCGACGACGATGCGGCCGCCCGTGCTGGCGCTGTACCGCTGCAGCTCGCGCCCCTGCCTCGCCACCATCATCGCCGCCATCCAACAATCAATGACCTGCCTGCTGCTGTCGTCGGATGATTCTTGGAGCTCCACGGGGAGGGAGGAGGATGAGGGAGAGGGGCTCTGTCTGAAATATGAAGGCCCGGTGGCGCTATCTTTGGATCTGCCGGTGGGAGGAGGAGCTGGATGGATTTGAGCCAGATGGGGGCGGGGATGCCTGGCTATTAATAGAGATGCACGCGCGGCCTGGCTCTGGCCGAAGGTTGTTGTGGTTGGCAGCGTCGTTGCAGAGTGAGGGAACGTGACAAAGGCGGGGCAGCTCGAGGACAAAAGGCGGGCAGGTTGGATGGATACGCCCGGCCAGGTGGCGCCTGGACGCGGTGCATGGGCTCTGCGTTGCGTGTGAATATCTATCATCTGGTTTCTGTTCCTGTGAGGCAGAAATCACATATCTGACCTCaggcagaaatcaaatcacaaactgacctggtcacgaaaaaatttcactctgctgaccctttggtgtggcgcccgacagccgggcgccgcaccctactgtgcagcgcccttcccttaggcgtcgcacatcctgccagcgtggcagccctggtccagttgcggccccacacgcacctgtgcaACGACTAAGATCTAGGCGCCACAcacctgtaatgtgcagcgcctagctcttgggcgctgcacagtctgtgttccacttgggctggccccaccctctctcccctcccacccccaccccacacacccccacccgacccaaacccttagacttggccctcctctcttcccctctcccccctctcaaatccttctcaaatcttgcaaatccgccacacaccgtggatttcgaagccaacccctcccttaaggtaatctcctcc
It contains:
- the LOC119341297 gene encoding nudix hydrolase 21, chloroplastic-like, producing the protein MAAMMVARQGRELQRYSASTGGRIVVGCIPYRVRDDNGEVEVLVICSRKKGASAGVLFPKGGWELDESMDEAARREALEEAGVRGETGPSLGRWCYQSRSYEATYEGYMFPLRVTDELERWPEMSGRGRTWVTVQDAMDRCPHLWMREALQRFADRVADAAL